The Raphanus sativus cultivar WK10039 chromosome 6, ASM80110v3, whole genome shotgun sequence sequence CAGACAAAACCTCTACTCTACATCGCATGCTTCCTTCAAACATTTGGCTTCTGTAGCTCTCATATAACTCCACACCTATCCAATACATGTCCTTCAAAATCATTTTACTCAGCTGAAgaataaaacttatttatttgTAGTTTCATTTTCTTGAGAGTGCAACGGGGGAAAATGGGAAGAGCACCATGTTGTGAGAAAATGGGGATGAAGAGAGGACCATGGACTCCTGCAGAAGATCAAATCTTGATCAATCACATTCATCTCTATGGTCACTCTAATTGGCGAGCTCTTCCCAAACTCGCTGGTGATTTTCAACTTTTTGTATATTACTCTCTGAGTATATGTATATCTTTGATCTCAAATCAATAATTTTTGATCTGTTATTTTTGtggaacatttttttttttgaacttaaatttaatataagagGAAACAATTGTTTTTGTGGAACATTTTAGGTCTACTCAGATGTGGAAAGAGTTGCAGACTTCGTTGGATCAATTATCTGAGGCCAGGCATCAAACGTGGCAATTTCACTCCTAAAGAAGAACAAACCATCATCAATCTACACGAAGTCCTGGGCAACAGGTGTATCTTCCTTCTGTCTAAAGAAAATTATTCATCAATATGTTCAACGACTTCTTAAAGGAGGATTAAGAAAGTTTTAGGGTTCAATGATTTGGCTTTACAATTACGTCAACTCTCTTTTACTTTTCAACTTTGCAAATTTTGTTCGGTTTAAGCGTGATATTCACCTCGATGCATATGCCATATATTAGCTTTTGGTTTGTTGTCTTCTTCTATGCATCTCCATGTTTTATgctttgaaaaaaatatttaagtaacAGTTTGATTAAATCCATACTATATTAgtatttagtatatataatatgtaagaCACCTTTTCTCATCgtgtttagttttgtttgtttgttataaACGTAGATGGTCTGTGATTGCTGCAAAATTGCCAGGACGAACCGACAacgaaataaaaaatgtttggCACACTCATTTGAAGAAAAGACTcaacaaaaaccaaaacaatgGCGGAGACAACAAAGACATTAACGGAAACAACGAGATCACAAACAAAGACAAAGAATCTGTACTTGTCGACACAACCTCTCTACAACAGGTTTCTAATGGTATCACAACATTTGAGATGTCAAACAATAACAAGGACGATATGATGTCGTACGAGAATAAGTCTGCATTGGTTGGTGCGAGTTGTTGGTCAGACGTGGTATATGTAGATAATTCCAGTAATAATGAGAAGAAGATAGATGATTGGGAAGGATTGCTAGATATGAACAGTAACAAATTTAGTTATAATAATTCGAAGCTGTATGGCGACGACATGGAGTTTTGGTTTCAGCTTTTTAATAGTAGTCGTAGGATTGAGGAACTTTCTGACATAACCGAGTTCTGGTTTTGATTTGTGTTGTTTCTGTTTTAAGACTTGAAAGTCTTTTTTGTAAACcagatgaataaatttaaaccTCATCATCAGTAAACATTCTCTCTATAAACTAGCGagttatcaaatatatatttgtcaaTTTCAGTGAAATGTAACAAACCAGTAAGTTATGTAACTAACGTTGTTGGACTTAAACCGAAccccaaaaaacaaaaagcGGTTCATACAAACCGTTGCATGCACTGTTTGGTTCATAGATCATCAAATGATTCCTCTTCTCCTTAGCAAATCTTTGTCTTCAGTCTTCTATGTCCTCGTCTTCCATGTACTTCTCTTGCACGGCAGCAACTGTGAAGACTCTcgttaaagaaaaacaactcTGCTTTGTtgtaaaacatcaaaaactaaACTCAACGAGCACTTGATAGAAGAATATTTATAAAGCTAATAAAAAAGGATATCTGTTATATTCCCAATCAGTTTGACGAACTGAAATCTTGCTGTATTCAACCACACTTGCATCAATGCCCGCAAATATGTAACCATTGCTCTTATCAATGAGCTTCACCAGATCACCAACACTTTCTTTATCCTgcaaaaaaaccaaaaccacTCAACATCGAGAGATGATGCTTCAAGAGAGTtgcagaggagagagagagagagagagagcagaccTGAATATCCAAGGTTGTAAAACTAACAAGACCGTAATCTTCAACCACACTGCACAGCTCACTCGTTAGTTTCCTGCAACCAAAGAAAATATCCAACTCATAATCTTACTCGAGCAATTATTGATTATTCTTGGTACCAACCTGTACTTGGCAGAGCGAGGATCTTGATTAAGATACTGCTGCAAGTATGACAAGTCTTGAACATCGGTATAGAAATCTAAACCGAAAGCTACATGACACACAAAGAAGGTATTTTTAGTTACTGAGTTTAATAACTTTGAAAAATGGATGTTATGAGAGAAAGACAAGATCTTGATTAATACCTAGCTTGCCGTAGTTTCCAATGAGATCGATTTTAGACAAGACATTGATATGGGGGAGCTCCATATGAAGCATAGTGGATAAAGAGAGAAGCAAAGCGCTTACATAGTTCCCAGGGTCACTACATAGAACGGAATCAATTAGTTGCACAGCCGTTAGCtgcaagaagaaacaaaaaggaGAGTTTAATCAACATGTATAGACTCTTATTggtaacaataaataataaacggGAAAAAGAACATACTCTAAGGTTCAAGGATTTGGTCAGCTTGGTGAGAACCTTCTTGGTACTGTCATGATTGAAGAAGAGTTCCACTTGGCCAGGAAAATCAAAGAGAAAGTAATGGTCTGCccccaaaataaataaaaaaacgttATTTTAGTTAGTAGATATTAATGGAACAAATAGGGTACTTGAATTGAGGTGTGGGGCTAACCCTTGGAAAGAGGCTCTAGTTTAGCTTCTAGCCAGTCAATGTTCTTCTCCAAGTATTCCATACAGTGTAGCAGACCTATTTCGAGAGAAAAAAGCTTTCGTTAATTTGAGACAATTTGtcaataagaagaagaagaggaaaaacCAAAGATGGCATTGGCATGGCAAGCAAAAGTTTACCTCCATTAGGACCAAGTGAAGATTCAGACATAACAACTTCTAACTTAATAAGTTCTTCTATATTCACAGCACACTCATACCTAAAAGACCAATGTCAGGAAACAACACTGGCACACCATGGCTATTCACTAATTTCTACATAGTGTTgggcatttaaaaaaaaaggatacgGCAATGCATCGTTTGCAGGATCCAGATTAACAACAGCAACCTTCCTGCAAaggaataaaaagaaaagagagaatataGTTTCAGAGAGTTCTTCAcgaatctctctcttgcaaaacAAAGACATATATGACTCTTAGCTCAAGTTTCTCGTATTTGACATTCCTAGAAACTGTTAATTCTACCAAAGCCAGAGAGACAGAGAAACAACCTAATTGACACTCACATGAACATAAAGTTTGGAACTTTATGAATTCCACAAAGCTAGACATAGAGAAACAACCAATTTTTTTTGCCTAGTGGACAACTCACATAAACTAAAGTTTGGAACTTTATGAAATCTGCAAAGCTAGAGACAGAGAGAAACAACCAATATCAACACTCCCAGAATTAAcagctaaaaaaaaataaaaggagcAAGCTTCTCTTTTTAGTTACCTGCCGATAAGAGAGAGGAACTGAGACATGCCATTGCAGTAAGTAGTCTTGCCTGATCCAGGTGGACCTATCACTATCTGTCCAAACACCATATTTAGGTCTCGCGGAACAAGTCACAAAGAGTTTTTACAGAGAAACTGAGAtgatggtttggtttggttgatACAAAGCAAATCGTCTTTTAGGGTAAACTCGAAGTTTCTGGTGTACTCAGATTTATTTATCAAACCCCCCCAATTTTTTACGGCATACATCACAAAGCTTAAACCGAACCGGGTCAGAAACCGGTTTACGCAAACCGTTATTTTGTTTCAGAggttctgtctctctctctctctctctctctctcgccgcTTTTTGCTATCCgaatttcttcttcttggcaGACGAGAGCTTATCGTCTCCCTCCCTCCATCAATCCACCAAATGGCTGCTTCTCTTCTGAATCTGTTCAAATCATGTAGACCAATTGGACTCCCTTCCCGTCTCAGAATCCAACTCCCTCTCAGACCACCCGGAAAGCTAACTCAACCCCGTCGCTCTTTCACCCCTCTCTCTTCAACAAACAATGGAGATTCGAAGGAGCTTTGGCTGCACAACACAATGAGCAGGAAGAAAGAGGTGTTCAAACCCAAGGTGGAAGGCCAAGTTGGGATGTACGTTTGCGGCGTCACTGCTTATGATCTCAGCCACATTGGACACGCTCGCGTCTACGTCACCTTCGACGTTCTCTTCAGGTAATCTACTTCTAAGACAAAAGTAAAAGCTTCAAACTTTAATGTCAAAGttttcatctttttaattttttttgatattttggggATTAGGCAGGTACCTTAAGCATCTAGGCTACCAAGTGTCTTATGTCCGAAACTTCACCGATGTTGATGATAAGGTGTGTGACACCAATGATGTTCAATTATCATATCAGACCTAACTCTTCTTTGCTTCAACttaaagtttcgattttttttatttttttttgtggtagATAATTGCGAGAGCAAATGAGTTGGGGGAAGACCCAATCAGTTTGAGCAGACGGTTCTGTGAGGAGTTTAATCGAGACATGGAACTGCTTCAATGTTTAGATCCTTCTGTCCAGCCCCGCGTCTCTGATCACATACCTCACATCATCCACCTCATCAAccaggtttttcttttttttacttccTCTCTAGCTCCTTGttgttcatttttttatttttgctttcgTTCATATGTGATGATCAGATTATTGATAATGGCTATGCCTACGAAGTTGATGGAGACGTATACTTCTCAGTCGACAAGTTTCCAACGTACGGTAAATTGTCTGGGAGAAAGTTAGAAGACAACCGTGCAGGTGAGAGAGTGGCGGTTGACACAAGGAAGAGACATCCTGCAGATTTTGCTCTCTGGAAGGTACGCGTTTTATCTCTACATGACTTtcttgttttaagttttttttagaatagttttgagtatatatatatatttggcaGAGTGCAAAAGAAGGGGAAGTCTTTTGGGAGAGCCCCTGGGGAAGAGGAAGGCCTGGTTGGCACATAGAATGCAGCGCCATGAGTGCGGCTTATCTAGGCTTTAGTTTTGACATACACGGTGGAGGAATGGATCTTGTCTTCCCTCACCATGAAAATGAAATTGCTCAGAGCTGTGCTGCTTGTGATTCCAGCAACATCAGCTATTGGATCCATAATGGTTTTGTTACTGTTGACTCTGAGAAGATGTCTAAATCTTTGGGGAATTTCTTCACAATCAGACAggttaaaaaagaaagaattatTCAAGGTTTTAAccttttttccttttccaagTACAAACATTTATGACTAAATCTCTGTGTTTTTGACATTGCAGGTTATAGAGCTTTATCATCCTTTAGCTCTGAGGCTTTTTCTAATGGGAACTCATTACCGTTCTCCTATCAATTACTCTGACTTCCTCCTCGAGAGTGCTTCTGAAcgtgttttttatatttatcaggTAATCCCCCTGGCTTAGGTTACATCCTTCTTTAAGTCCATGATGCTTAATGATGATATGTTGTTCTTCAGTACAATCCTTTTGAAGATGCTCATTTGTTTTTATTGACAGACGTTACACGACTGTGAAAGCGTTTTAGGCGAGAAAGATTCAACGTTTGACAATGGTTCTGTTCCTTCAGACACTTTGACAAGCATCAACACATTCCGTAGTGAATTTGTTGCCTCGATGTCTGATGATCTTCTCACACCCGTAACTCTGGCTGCAATGTCGGAACCACTGAAAACCATCAACGATCTCATTCACACCCGAaaggtaaataaaaagaaaccaatTAATGGGTATAGCTAGGTGTAAAGCAgtgatgattttttattttcagggGAAAAAGCAACCGAGAAGAGAAGAGTCACTTAAGGCTCTAGAGACAACAGTCAGAGAAGTTCTTACTATATTAGGGCTTATGCCCACGAGTTACTCAGAGGTATAGCTTCCCAATTTTGATCCTTCCTTTTATGTTTTGCATTGAAATGTTCTGTTGTCAGGTTCTTGAGCAGCTAAAAGAGAAGGCACTAAAGCGAGCTGGACTGAATGAGGAAGATGTGTTGCAGAGAGTGAAGGAGAGGACAGACGCAAGGAAGAATAAAGAATACGAAAGATCTGATGCAATTAGGAAAGAGTTGGCAAGTGTTGGGATCGCTTTGATGGATAGTCCTGAGGGAACAACTTGGAGACCAGCCATTCCTCTCGCCCTTCAAGAACCTTCAACTACAACTTGAGCGCTTTCAAAACTATATACTATAATCtctattcttttttgttttagtgGGGTTCTATGTaatttttgtatcatttttgtTGATTTCGACTAAGATTATAAAGAGTAACATTGGAttcttgttttccttttcttttttgttgttggAATGCAGCGATGGCTATGCTCGGTAATCAATGAAAGTTCattgtttattttcttaacatatattttttaagcaaaaaaaaacatatatttatatatttttattggtatACCTATACATTTAATTGTGTAGATGTATGTATAAATTACAAACGTTTTACGAGTATTTGAATTCAGTTGGGGTGTGTATTGAacttgaaaaagaaaagataatggAAATGGTTTGTTGTTgc is a genomic window containing:
- the LOC108812903 gene encoding GPN-loop GTPase QQT1, with amino-acid sequence MVFGQIVIGPPGSGKTTYCNGMSQFLSLIGRKVAVVNLDPANDALPYECAVNIEELIKLEVVMSESSLGPNGGLLHCMEYLEKNIDWLEAKLEPLSKDHYFLFDFPGQVELFFNHDSTKKVLTKLTKSLNLRLTAVQLIDSVLCSDPGNYVSALLLSLSTMLHMELPHINVLSKIDLIGNYGKLAFGLDFYTDVQDLSYLQQYLNQDPRSAKYRKLTSELCSVVEDYGLVSFTTLDIQDKESVGDLVKLIDKSNGYIFAGIDASVVEYSKISVRQTDWEYNRVAAVQEKYMEDEDIED
- the LOC108812904 gene encoding transcription factor MYB14, whose translation is MGRAPCCEKMGMKRGPWTPAEDQILINHIHLYGHSNWRALPKLAGLLRCGKSCRLRWINYLRPGIKRGNFTPKEEQTIINLHEVLGNRWSVIAAKLPGRTDNEIKNVWHTHLKKRLNKNQNNGGDNKDINGNNEITNKDKESVLVDTTSLQQVSNGITTFEMSNNNKDDMMSYENKSALVGASCWSDVVYVDNSSNNEKKIDDWEGLLDMNSNKFSYNNSKLYGDDMEFWFQLFNSSRRIEELSDITEFWF
- the LOC108812902 gene encoding cysteine--tRNA ligase, chloroplastic/mitochondrial isoform X2, translated to MISATLDTLASTSPSTFSSGRYLKHLGYQVSYVRNFTDVDDKIIARANELGEDPISLSRRFCEEFNRDMELLQCLDPSVQPRVSDHIPHIIHLINQIIDNGYAYEVDGDVYFSVDKFPTYGKLSGRKLEDNRAGERVAVDTRKRHPADFALWKSAKEGEVFWESPWGRGRPGWHIECSAMSAAYLGFSFDIHGGGMDLVFPHHENEIAQSCAACDSSNISYWIHNGFVTVDSEKMSKSLGNFFTIRQVIELYHPLALRLFLMGTHYRSPINYSDFLLESASERVFYIYQTLHDCESVLGEKDSTFDNGSVPSDTLTSINTFRSEFVASMSDDLLTPVTLAAMSEPLKTINDLIHTRKGKKQPRREESLKALETTVREVLTILGLMPTSYSEVLEQLKEKALKRAGLNEEDVLQRVKERTDARKNKEYERSDAIRKELASVGIALMDSPEGTTWRPAIPLALQEPSTTT
- the LOC108812902 gene encoding cysteine--tRNA ligase, chloroplastic/mitochondrial isoform X1; protein product: MAASLLNLFKSCRPIGLPSRLRIQLPLRPPGKLTQPRRSFTPLSSTNNGDSKELWLHNTMSRKKEVFKPKVEGQVGMYVCGVTAYDLSHIGHARVYVTFDVLFRYLKHLGYQVSYVRNFTDVDDKIIARANELGEDPISLSRRFCEEFNRDMELLQCLDPSVQPRVSDHIPHIIHLINQIIDNGYAYEVDGDVYFSVDKFPTYGKLSGRKLEDNRAGERVAVDTRKRHPADFALWKSAKEGEVFWESPWGRGRPGWHIECSAMSAAYLGFSFDIHGGGMDLVFPHHENEIAQSCAACDSSNISYWIHNGFVTVDSEKMSKSLGNFFTIRQVIELYHPLALRLFLMGTHYRSPINYSDFLLESASERVFYIYQTLHDCESVLGEKDSTFDNGSVPSDTLTSINTFRSEFVASMSDDLLTPVTLAAMSEPLKTINDLIHTRKGKKQPRREESLKALETTVREVLTILGLMPTSYSEVLEQLKEKALKRAGLNEEDVLQRVKERTDARKNKEYERSDAIRKELASVGIALMDSPEGTTWRPAIPLALQEPSTTT